The Paraphotobacterium marinum genome contains a region encoding:
- the nuoK gene encoding NADH-quinone oxidoreductase subunit NuoK, translating into MSLLHIISFSILLFLLGLTIVLVRRQLLFILMGLEIMINGVVLIFIGAGQYWGSANGQVISLFIMLVAGSELAITLLIAMLSYRYLKTTRIDNLNQLSDRLNKENELL; encoded by the coding sequence ATGAGTTTACTACATATCATATCTTTTTCTATTCTACTATTTCTTCTTGGACTTACTATAGTCTTAGTTAGAAGACAACTTCTATTTATACTAATGGGTTTAGAAATAATGATAAATGGAGTTGTTTTAATTTTTATTGGTGCTGGACAGTATTGGGGTAGTGCAAATGGTCAAGTTATTTCTCTATTTATAATGCTTGTTGCTGGCAGTGAATTAGCAATAACTCTTTTAATAGCAATGTTAAGCTATCGTTACTTAAAAACAACAAGAATCGACAACTTAAACCAGCTTAGCGATCGATTAAATAAGGAAAATGAACTATTATGA
- a CDS encoding complex I subunit 4 family protein gives MFFWLNFIIYFPLISAIFIWLGCNGKNELARSLTLSVVTVETLILTFMYLNGAFPLNYEASWMHETLGFNYVLRLDGFSLALILLTSFLGVISTIVSWERVKNWGSYGPLLLGTITGLVGVFTAYDLILFYTFWEIMLIPIYFMLSFWGDKNSKQAALKFIIVTVFSSLLMLLGLIFLCFIHYAETNEFTLNILDLINSPIKDVTAAKWIFAAMFIAFAVKIPLFPFHFWAPDTYKSGEPGAIILLSGAMANAGIYGVIRFCVPLFPEVSSVFVQMGMALGAFGTVYAALLAIKQTNIRSVFAYSSISHMNIIVVAIFAWQIESLNGAALQLIAHGISIAGLFTIVSMLLDRNKDGNMQELGGLFKKMPALGLVFLVYIVATIGMPGLANFTGEALILAGSFKVSTVWPSLAAISILLSVIYGVRVYGKSMWGPLKNADTSTLVLDLNAREKAMSAMLIILLFFIGLYPNIVLEPIHNSIATLMKIGL, from the coding sequence ATGTTTTTTTGGTTAAATTTTATTATATATTTTCCATTAATCTCAGCTATTTTTATATGGCTTGGATGTAATGGAAAAAATGAGTTAGCTCGTTCTCTTACGCTGAGTGTAGTTACAGTCGAAACGTTAATACTAACATTTATGTATTTAAATGGTGCGTTTCCTCTAAACTATGAAGCTAGTTGGATGCATGAAACACTAGGTTTTAATTATGTTTTACGACTAGATGGCTTCTCTCTAGCATTAATTCTACTGACTTCATTTTTAGGCGTTATTTCTACAATTGTTAGCTGGGAAAGAGTAAAAAACTGGGGTTCTTATGGTCCTCTTCTACTTGGAACAATAACAGGATTAGTAGGTGTCTTTACAGCATATGATCTCATACTGTTTTATACATTCTGGGAAATAATGTTAATTCCTATATATTTTATGCTTAGCTTTTGGGGTGACAAAAACAGTAAGCAAGCTGCATTAAAATTTATTATTGTTACAGTTTTTTCATCCTTGCTAATGCTTTTAGGTTTAATATTCCTATGCTTTATTCATTATGCAGAGACAAATGAATTCACTTTAAATATACTTGATTTAATTAATTCGCCCATAAAAGACGTTACTGCAGCGAAATGGATATTTGCAGCAATGTTTATTGCTTTTGCTGTAAAAATACCATTATTTCCATTTCACTTTTGGGCACCAGATACATATAAAAGTGGCGAACCAGGTGCGATCATTCTCCTTTCTGGAGCTATGGCAAATGCGGGTATATATGGTGTCATTAGATTTTGTGTACCATTATTCCCAGAAGTCAGCTCTGTATTTGTTCAAATGGGTATGGCTTTAGGTGCTTTTGGTACTGTTTATGCTGCCCTTCTTGCAATAAAACAGACCAATATTAGATCCGTTTTTGCATACTCGAGTATAAGTCATATGAACATCATTGTGGTTGCAATTTTTGCTTGGCAAATTGAATCATTAAATGGAGCTGCTCTTCAACTTATTGCTCATGGTATTTCCATTGCAGGACTTTTTACTATAGTAAGTATGCTTTTAGATAGAAATAAAGATGGAAATATGCAAGAACTCGGTGGCCTTTTCAAAAAAATGCCAGCATTAGGTCTAGTTTTTCTTGTGTATATAGTTGCTACTATTGGTATGCCTGGCCTAGCTAATTTCACAGGTGAAGCATTGATTCTTGCAGGTTCTTTTAAAGTTAGTACAGTTTGGCCAAGCTTAGCGGCAATATCTATACTATTGAGTGTCATTTATGGGGTTCGTGTTTATGGTAAATCCATGTGGGGCCCATTAAAGAATGCTGATACATCAACATTAGTCCTAGATTTAAATGCAAGAGAAAAAGCAATGTCTGCAATGCTAATAATTTTATTATTTTTTATTGGGTTATATCCAAATATTGTATTGGAACCAATCCATAACTCAATAGCAACTTTAATGAAAATAGGACTATAA
- a CDS encoding NADH-quinone oxidoreductase subunit N, translating into MMSSNILDLLPIMLTGLGGLLVLLIGVWPGVKSSQPAYITTIILLGLAILYVLRTDSSNPSEFENLIRLGTVTTKYFWALFCLGGIFTVTLANSNKSLSGEIDEIFYSLILFAVTGALVLSSSVDLLASFIGMELSVISILALIAWQPKRFGAIEAAIKFAITATIGAAIFLLGIALIYSGTGTTYIPQIVNQLQANVHSIPFLVYIGIGLIIAGIAFDIAIVPFHTWLPDVFQGASDPVVAFIGSVGKIAMLIFLLNFAIMVQGVWFYYKGLIWTLGILSILIGSIMALKQNNLRRILAYSSVSHFGYVFLVIATISPNSQDQVFNDLVIESAMYYGLAYSIMNIVCFGVLNFLNKESSSGKLAEYRGLGRKYPILGFAFALSILSLAGFPPTAGFIAKYNLFMALIAQQNFLSNSSMIFPLIIAVIGAAISIFYYLRVLITFFNKPEKSNSADLNISSQNQTITFNSSFGSVFTMIIGSLSIVFVGLAANPIILAFLNR; encoded by the coding sequence ATGATGTCATCAAATATTTTAGATTTATTACCTATAATGTTAACAGGGCTTGGTGGTTTATTAGTCCTTCTTATCGGAGTATGGCCTGGGGTTAAATCATCTCAACCTGCATATATAACCACTATTATTTTATTAGGTCTTGCTATTTTATACGTTTTAAGAACTGATAGTAGTAACCCTTCTGAATTTGAAAACCTCATTAGGTTAGGGACTGTAACAACCAAATATTTTTGGGCTTTATTTTGTTTGGGTGGTATTTTCACAGTTACATTAGCAAATTCAAACAAATCTTTAAGTGGTGAAATTGATGAAATATTTTATTCATTAATTTTATTTGCTGTCACAGGAGCACTCGTACTAAGTTCATCGGTAGATCTATTAGCATCTTTTATAGGTATGGAATTAAGTGTCATATCAATATTAGCACTTATAGCATGGCAGCCAAAAAGATTTGGGGCTATTGAAGCTGCAATCAAATTTGCGATTACAGCGACGATTGGTGCAGCTATCTTCTTACTAGGTATAGCATTAATATATTCAGGTACTGGTACAACATACATACCTCAAATTGTTAATCAACTACAAGCTAATGTTCATTCAATACCGTTTTTAGTATATATTGGTATAGGTTTAATCATAGCTGGTATTGCTTTCGATATTGCTATTGTTCCCTTTCATACTTGGCTTCCTGATGTTTTCCAAGGTGCTTCAGATCCGGTTGTCGCATTTATCGGATCTGTGGGTAAAATTGCGATGTTAATATTCTTATTAAATTTTGCAATTATGGTTCAAGGAGTATGGTTTTACTACAAAGGACTAATTTGGACTCTAGGTATTCTGAGTATTTTAATTGGAAGTATTATGGCCTTAAAACAGAACAACTTGCGTAGGATACTTGCATATTCTTCTGTTTCTCATTTTGGTTATGTTTTTTTAGTAATTGCAACTATATCACCAAATTCACAAGATCAAGTATTTAATGATTTAGTAATTGAATCAGCAATGTATTATGGATTAGCTTATTCAATCATGAATATAGTTTGTTTTGGAGTATTAAACTTCTTAAACAAAGAAAGCTCTTCAGGTAAATTAGCTGAGTATAGAGGTCTTGGCAGAAAATATCCAATATTAGGGTTTGCTTTTGCTTTATCGATATTGTCATTAGCTGGATTTCCACCAACAGCTGGTTTTATTGCAAAATATAATTTATTTATGGCATTGATTGCTCAGCAAAACTTCCTTTCAAATAGCTCAATGATTTTCCCTTTAATCATTGCAGTGATTGGAGCAGCAATTTCTATTTTCTATTATTTACGTGTTCTTATTACATTCTTTAATAAGCCGGAAAAATCAAATAGTGCTGATTTGAATATAAGCTCACAAAATCAGACCATTACTTTCAACTCGAGTTTTGGTTCAGTTTTTACAATGATTATTGGAAGTCTTTCTATTGTATTTGTTGGTTTAGCTGCTAACCCAATAATACTTGCATTTCTTAACAGATAA
- the ettA gene encoding energy-dependent translational throttle protein EttA, with amino-acid sequence MSDYVYTMSRVNKIVDPKKEILKDISLSFFPGAKIGVLGLNGSGKSSLLRIMAGIDKDFQGEAFPQKDLKIGYLPQEPTFDESKTVREVVEEAVFEVKNALKELDLVYAAYADENADFDELAAKQAKLENIIATHDGHNIDNILERAADALRLPDWSEKIKVLSGGEKRRVALCRLLLEKPEMLLLDEPTNHLDAESVAWLEKFLVDYNGTVVAITHDRYFLDNAANWILELDRGHGIPWEGNYTSWLEQKNNRLENEKNQELKLKKSLAQELEWVRQNPKGRQSKSKARLNRYEELSSTSFQKRNETNELYIPLGERLGDQVIELKNVNKSFGEKLLIDNLSFSMPKGAIIGITGPNGAGKSTLFKLIQGQEKPDSGDIIIGKTVKISAVSQFRDSMNGDATIYQEISDNHDIIKINNYEIPARAYVSKFNFKGSDQQKLINNLSGGERNRVHLAKLLKSGGNVLLLDEPTNDLDVETLRSLEDALLNFPGCALVISHDRWFLDRIATHILDYRDEGKVNFYEGNYQEYSEWMKKEHGTDVCDPHRIKYKKISKA; translated from the coding sequence ATGTCTGATTATGTTTATACAATGTCACGAGTTAACAAAATAGTTGACCCCAAAAAGGAGATTCTTAAAGATATCTCATTAAGTTTTTTTCCTGGTGCAAAAATAGGCGTCCTTGGGTTAAATGGTTCTGGTAAATCATCTTTGTTAAGAATTATGGCTGGAATAGATAAAGATTTTCAAGGGGAAGCCTTTCCACAAAAAGATCTTAAAATTGGCTATTTACCCCAAGAGCCAACTTTTGATGAGAGTAAAACTGTCAGAGAAGTTGTAGAGGAAGCTGTATTTGAAGTTAAAAATGCATTGAAGGAATTAGATTTAGTTTATGCTGCATATGCTGATGAAAATGCTGACTTTGATGAGCTTGCTGCAAAACAAGCAAAGCTTGAGAATATTATAGCCACCCACGATGGTCATAACATTGACAATATATTAGAAAGAGCTGCTGATGCTTTAAGATTACCTGATTGGAGTGAAAAAATTAAAGTTTTATCGGGTGGTGAAAAAAGACGAGTCGCATTGTGTAGGTTACTCCTAGAGAAACCTGAGATGTTACTACTAGATGAGCCAACTAACCACCTTGATGCTGAATCAGTAGCATGGTTAGAAAAATTTTTAGTCGACTACAACGGTACTGTTGTCGCTATTACTCACGATCGTTACTTTCTAGATAATGCTGCTAACTGGATTCTTGAGTTAGACAGAGGACATGGTATTCCTTGGGAAGGAAATTACACATCATGGCTAGAGCAAAAGAATAACCGACTGGAAAATGAAAAAAATCAAGAGTTAAAACTAAAAAAAAGTTTAGCACAAGAGCTAGAATGGGTTCGACAAAATCCAAAAGGTAGACAGTCTAAATCAAAAGCAAGACTAAACCGGTATGAAGAATTAAGCTCTACATCTTTTCAAAAACGAAATGAAACTAATGAATTATATATTCCTTTGGGAGAAAGGTTAGGCGATCAAGTAATAGAATTAAAAAATGTTAATAAATCATTTGGCGAAAAATTGCTTATTGATAACTTAAGCTTTTCAATGCCCAAAGGAGCTATTATTGGCATAACTGGGCCTAATGGTGCAGGAAAATCCACCCTGTTTAAACTCATTCAAGGACAAGAAAAGCCAGATTCTGGCGATATTATTATAGGTAAAACAGTCAAAATTTCTGCTGTAAGTCAATTTAGGGATTCTATGAATGGTGATGCTACTATATACCAAGAAATTTCTGATAACCATGATATTATTAAAATAAATAATTATGAAATACCTGCTCGTGCGTATGTATCTAAATTTAACTTTAAAGGGAGCGATCAACAAAAGTTGATAAATAATTTGTCTGGTGGTGAGCGTAATCGAGTACACTTAGCAAAACTTTTAAAGTCTGGTGGTAATGTTTTATTATTAGATGAACCAACAAATGATTTAGATGTCGAGACATTAAGATCTCTTGAAGACGCACTTTTAAATTTTCCAGGATGCGCATTAGTCATATCTCATGACCGTTGGTTTTTAGACCGAATTGCAACACATATTCTAGATTACAGAGATGAAGGGAAAGTCAATTTTTATGAGGGAAATTACCAGGAGTATAGTGAATGGATGAAGAAAGAACACGGAACTGATGTGTGTGATCCCCATCGAATTAAGTATAAAAAAATCAGTAAAGCTTAA
- the nuoL gene encoding NADH-quinone oxidoreductase subunit L, with protein MLWVDGTWNQPVTQELFNWMHVGYWNISIDFRIDKFTLIMCSVTSWVGFLIHMYSVQYMEDKAGSRRYFAYLNMFVGGMLLFVTSDNLIFLYAGWEIMGLCSYALISHFYQTEKNVFAGRKAFVATRIGDTALAIGIFLCFKEFNTVNLQEIFQLAPNVDKTTLSAICILFMIGAFAKSAQFPLHIWLPDAMAGPATVSALIHAATMVTAGVYLTTRCHVLFDLVPDVRWWIAFVGCITLVYSAVAAIGQNELKKILAYSTISQIGYMFAAVGVGAYSLALFHLMVHACFKALLFMGSGAIIDIFNGEYDVRKMGGLHKRQKTLSYCYLAGSLALAALPLITASFYSKDAIIAADFAGQNGLILAGLGLIGAIFTGAYSMRMYLMIFSGKQRGKILDYKMRIGMKLPLIILAIASICIGFIQMPEGWPGPHLLLKWLAPVLGMPKMPEGSSDIVLEIIGALASIIGILIAVIIVPRELSKSKGTGSIKILNKAFYWDDICFKVFVAPFVFFYKLLDSLIEKVVLNTLLVNGTKKVLSSCSSGLSFIQSGIVIKYVIYMIIGVIFILCYLLSASPF; from the coding sequence ATGCTTTGGGTTGATGGAACATGGAATCAACCAGTTACCCAAGAACTATTTAATTGGATGCACGTAGGCTATTGGAACATTTCTATCGACTTTAGAATTGATAAGTTTACTCTTATAATGTGTAGTGTCACAAGTTGGGTAGGCTTTTTAATCCATATGTATTCTGTTCAATATATGGAAGATAAGGCTGGTTCAAGAAGATACTTTGCATATTTAAATATGTTTGTTGGAGGAATGCTTTTATTTGTCACCTCAGATAATTTAATATTTTTATATGCTGGTTGGGAGATCATGGGCTTGTGTTCATATGCCTTAATATCTCACTTTTATCAAACAGAAAAAAATGTGTTTGCAGGAAGGAAAGCTTTTGTTGCCACAAGAATTGGCGATACAGCTCTTGCCATTGGTATTTTTCTCTGTTTCAAAGAGTTTAATACCGTAAATCTTCAAGAAATATTCCAACTTGCACCAAATGTCGATAAAACAACATTATCTGCTATTTGTATTCTTTTCATGATAGGAGCATTTGCAAAGTCAGCTCAATTTCCTCTTCATATTTGGCTACCTGATGCTATGGCGGGTCCCGCAACCGTTTCTGCTCTAATTCACGCAGCAACAATGGTCACAGCTGGCGTATATCTAACAACTAGATGTCATGTTCTGTTTGACTTAGTTCCTGATGTCAGATGGTGGATTGCTTTTGTTGGGTGTATCACGCTAGTTTACTCTGCGGTTGCAGCTATAGGTCAAAATGAACTCAAAAAAATCTTAGCATATTCAACCATTAGCCAAATTGGTTACATGTTTGCTGCTGTTGGTGTCGGTGCATATTCTCTTGCTTTATTCCATTTAATGGTTCATGCATGTTTTAAAGCTCTTCTATTTATGGGCTCAGGAGCTATTATTGATATCTTTAATGGTGAGTATGATGTCAGAAAGATGGGAGGTCTTCATAAAAGGCAAAAAACCTTATCATACTGCTATCTTGCAGGATCACTAGCATTAGCTGCACTTCCATTAATTACAGCAAGCTTTTATAGTAAAGATGCTATAATTGCCGCAGATTTTGCAGGTCAAAATGGTCTAATTTTAGCTGGCTTAGGGTTAATTGGTGCCATTTTTACTGGAGCGTACAGTATGAGAATGTACCTAATGATCTTTAGTGGTAAGCAACGAGGGAAAATTCTTGATTATAAAATGCGTATCGGAATGAAACTTCCTCTAATCATTCTTGCAATTGCCAGTATTTGTATAGGATTTATTCAAATGCCTGAGGGATGGCCTGGACCTCACCTACTTCTTAAGTGGCTTGCTCCTGTCTTAGGTATGCCTAAAATGCCGGAAGGATCTTCAGATATTGTATTAGAAATTATTGGGGCATTAGCTTCTATTATTGGTATTTTAATTGCAGTCATAATTGTTCCAAGAGAATTGAGTAAAAGTAAAGGAACTGGAAGTATAAAAATCCTTAATAAGGCATTTTACTGGGATGATATATGTTTCAAAGTATTCGTAGCTCCATTCGTGTTCTTTTACAAACTTTTAGATTCACTTATAGAAAAAGTTGTTTTAAACACTCTGTTGGTTAATGGAACGAAAAAAGTACTTTCATCATGCTCTTCTGGTCTTAGTTTTATACAAAGCGGTATTGTAATAAAGTACGTTATTTATATGATAATCGGGGTGATATTTATATTATGTTACTTACTAAGCGCAAGCCCATTTTAA
- a CDS encoding transglycosylase SLT domain-containing protein, with the protein MNIKKYFILYPFIFIPCLLTCLSINANENESSERVDYLRAQKYLLNGDIGSFNKIYRKLNQSKYPLTPYLRYQHIKQNFSKYSVNQILNFSRSHNNYAFSNPIKDEYALYLIANSKWSDYLKVQNYKPKSLRFKCDYYYSQLKVGNQSLAWSGAKEIWSGYKQFPKNCKKLISAWKNTNKITDKDKLSRLLFLFKSNGSLNEITRLSDSIKDLKSKQLARQIVDLYKNPNLVTKFAKKNLVDNYNQKIVTEAYKRLVRTNINLAVKSLNSIKLSQNLPAYSFQYLKDYTAQKLMNYDNFSNNKWRDNVIRNSEDEALIATRIRMEMREAKWKSAEYWYNFLPTKSKKSLEWRFWHARFTEKLGNKKEGRRLLNQIVGKRDFYSAAAATILEKNISFPVPKLRFNKTVINKYKTELSIVGELIAINQIDYAIKEWNFLLNKTNRKEHETLSLYAHKHHWNYLTVLATIHGKFFDYIDTRFPLAHKWWFQFYSKKYGVDESILYALSRQESAFNTTAKSHAGARGLMQLMPATAYETAKEINLPYAGLSSLYIPQVNIELGTAYLSMMLDKYNGNRILAFASYNAGPHRVTKWLKESRGRLDVYDFIQCIPFKETRGYVKNILMYDIYYKTILNESNIRLLDNNELARIY; encoded by the coding sequence ATGAATATCAAAAAATATTTCATACTTTATCCTTTTATTTTTATTCCGTGTTTATTAACATGTTTGTCAATTAATGCTAACGAGAATGAATCTTCTGAAAGGGTAGATTATTTAAGAGCTCAAAAATATCTTTTGAATGGAGATATTGGCTCCTTTAATAAGATATACAGAAAGCTTAATCAAAGTAAATATCCGCTCACACCTTACTTAAGATATCAACATATCAAACAAAATTTTTCAAAATATAGTGTGAACCAAATTTTGAATTTTTCTCGTAGCCATAATAATTACGCGTTTTCAAATCCCATAAAAGATGAATATGCTCTTTATTTAATTGCAAATAGTAAATGGTCTGATTATCTGAAGGTTCAGAATTATAAACCTAAAAGTTTAAGATTTAAATGTGATTATTATTATAGTCAGTTAAAAGTTGGGAACCAGAGTCTAGCATGGTCTGGTGCAAAAGAAATTTGGTCAGGTTACAAGCAATTCCCCAAAAATTGCAAAAAATTAATTTCAGCTTGGAAAAACACAAACAAAATTACAGATAAAGATAAACTATCGAGATTATTATTTTTATTTAAAAGCAACGGCTCCTTAAATGAAATAACGCGATTGAGTGATTCGATTAAAGACCTAAAAAGTAAGCAACTAGCTAGACAGATAGTCGATTTGTATAAAAATCCCAACTTAGTGACTAAGTTTGCTAAAAAAAACCTTGTAGATAACTATAATCAAAAAATTGTTACAGAAGCTTATAAACGTTTAGTTAGAACAAATATTAATTTAGCTGTGAAATCCCTAAATAGTATAAAATTATCACAAAATCTTCCTGCATATTCTTTCCAGTATTTAAAAGATTATACTGCTCAAAAATTAATGAATTACGACAATTTTTCTAATAATAAGTGGCGAGATAATGTTATTAGAAACTCAGAGGATGAAGCGCTCATAGCAACTCGAATTAGAATGGAAATGAGAGAGGCTAAGTGGAAATCTGCTGAATATTGGTACAACTTTTTGCCTACTAAATCAAAAAAATCACTAGAGTGGAGATTTTGGCATGCTAGATTTACAGAAAAATTAGGCAATAAAAAAGAAGGCAGGCGTTTATTAAATCAAATTGTTGGTAAAAGGGACTTTTATAGTGCAGCTGCAGCAACTATATTAGAAAAAAATATTTCATTTCCTGTTCCAAAATTAAGATTCAATAAAACTGTAATTAATAAGTATAAAACGGAGCTATCCATTGTAGGTGAATTAATAGCAATTAATCAAATTGATTATGCAATTAAAGAATGGAATTTTCTTTTAAATAAAACAAATCGTAAAGAACATGAAACTCTATCATTATATGCACATAAGCATCATTGGAATTATCTAACAGTACTAGCCACAATCCATGGTAAATTCTTTGATTATATAGACACGAGATTTCCATTGGCTCATAAATGGTGGTTCCAATTTTATAGTAAAAAATATGGCGTTGATGAATCTATATTATATGCTCTATCAAGACAAGAGAGTGCATTTAATACAACAGCTAAATCGCATGCAGGTGCTAGAGGGTTAATGCAATTAATGCCAGCAACAGCATATGAAACAGCCAAAGAAATAAATTTACCCTATGCAGGGCTTTCTTCTCTTTATATTCCACAAGTTAATATAGAGTTGGGGACAGCATATTTATCGATGATGTTAGATAAGTACAATGGCAATAGAATACTTGCATTTGCATCATATAATGCTGGACCACATCGCGTGACTAAATGGTTAAAAGAATCTCGAGGTCGTTTAGATGTATATGATTTTATTCAATGCATACCATTCAAGGAAACAAGGGGCTATGTTAAAAATATTTTAATGTATGATATCTACTACAAAACTATTTTAAATGAATCCAACATTAGACTACTGGATAATAATGAATTAGCTAGAATATATTGA
- a CDS encoding YajG family lipoprotein, translating into MKKIILILSIFTMIGCAKKTTTVNIEPKLTLNKSIIIKSNINLDVNDLRERNKSYVNFGNDLKKETYNTVANAYRLNISSEQKNNKLNTLSLNILQLGFNQKQETVTVESNLICEISVDVQTAKTNYKNKYIYKNTYNTITEPSISDKNTYINTIFDKCLNKALNDPKIYEVLNQN; encoded by the coding sequence ATGAAAAAAATAATTTTAATCCTATCCATTTTTACAATGATAGGTTGTGCGAAAAAAACAACTACTGTAAATATAGAGCCGAAATTAACGTTAAATAAGTCTATTATCATCAAATCTAACATTAATTTAGATGTAAATGATTTGCGTGAAAGGAATAAAAGCTATGTGAATTTTGGTAATGACCTAAAAAAAGAAACTTACAATACAGTTGCTAATGCTTATCGATTAAATATAAGTTCTGAACAAAAAAATAATAAGTTGAATACTTTATCTTTAAATATATTACAACTAGGCTTCAATCAAAAACAAGAAACAGTAACAGTCGAAAGTAATTTAATCTGTGAGATTTCAGTTGATGTTCAAACAGCGAAGACAAACTATAAGAATAAATATATTTATAAGAATACTTATAATACCATCACTGAACCAAGTATTTCAGACAAAAATACTTATATCAACACAATCTTTGATAAGTGTTTAAATAAAGCCCTTAATGACCCCAAAATATACGAAGTTTTAAATCAAAATTAG
- the trpR gene encoding trp operon repressor, protein MEDVIAKFKSWDDVLALIEFAFKNNEHDLLLNILLTEDERLALTSRANILDLLLNSEMSQRNISKLLGVGVATITRGSNELKRTDEQTKKTIQKLITSTIN, encoded by the coding sequence ATGGAAGACGTGATTGCAAAATTTAAGAGCTGGGATGATGTTCTGGCTTTGATAGAATTTGCTTTTAAAAATAATGAGCATGACTTGTTGTTAAATATTCTGTTAACTGAAGATGAACGACTTGCTTTGACATCACGTGCAAATATTTTAGATTTACTATTAAATTCTGAGATGAGTCAACGTAATATAAGTAAATTATTAGGTGTAGGAGTTGCCACAATTACACGCGGTTCAAACGAACTTAAACGGACTGATGAACAAACAAAAAAAACTATTCAAAAGTTAATAACTTCTACGATAAATTAG